The genomic stretch CCGAGATGGACGGGATCGCCGCGACGCGATACATCCGCGAGGTGCTGGCGGTGGACTCGGACACGCTCCCCATCCTGGCGCTGACGGCCTCCGTGCTCGCCTCCCAGCATGAGGACGTGCTGGCGGTCGGCTTCGACGACTTCCTGCTCAAGCCCTTCGACCCTCCCGTGCTCCGTGAGCGCATCGCCGCCTGGACGGGGCGCACGCTGCCGCTGGACGAGCCGGCTCCCGAGCCCGTCCTCGATCCCGACGAGCTGTCTCGCTACACGAACGGCGACCCCACGCTCGCCGCCCAGGTGGCCGGCCTGTTCCTCGCCGACGGCCGGCGGACCGCCCAGGCGGTCGCCGAGGCGGCCTCGGCAGGAGACCTGGACGCCCTGAGTGCACACGCGCACGTGATGAAGGGGCAGGCCGGGTACGTGGGTGCGTCGACTCTGGCGGCGTCCGCCGGCCGGCTGGCCGAGGCCGCGCTCCAGGGAGACCGCGTGACGGTGTCGTCCAAGGCCCCGCTCGTCGAGAGGCAGTTCCATGCCGCCGCCGAGGAGCTGGCCCGACTGTACCCGCAGGTCGCCTTCGCCCCCTCCCGGGCGACCGCGTGAACTCCTGCAGAGGCTCCCGAGTCAGACATTGTCCGACAACGTTGGGTCGGGAGCCAGAGTAGGTTTGGTGCCATCCCACCCCGTTCATGCGCTGCCTCATAGTCGAAGACGACCCCGTCGCCCGCGCGGTGATGGAGGCCCACGCCCGCCGGGCGGGGCTGGAGATCGCCGCCTCCGTCGCGGACGCCAGCCGGGCGCGGCAGGCGGCCCGGGCTCCCTTCGACGTCGCGTTCTCGGACATCGAACTGCCCGACGGATCGGGCCTGGACCTCGCCCGTGACCTCGTCCAACGTGGCGAGGTGGTCCTCGCCACCGCGCGCGAGCGCTACGCCGTCGACGCCTACGACCTCGGCGCGGCCGACTACCTGCTCAAGCCCGTCGCCTTCGAGCGGTTCGAGCAAGCCGTCGAGCGGGTGCGGAAGCTGCGCGCAGCCGAGCGGGCAGTCGCACCTCCGACCGACGACGACGGAGCCCTCCCGGACGGGCCGGTCTACGTCCGCTCCGGCGGCGCCCTCGTCCGCGTCGACCTGCGGCGCGTCGACCGCATCGAGGCCGAGCGGGACTACATCCGCCTCCACGGCCCGGACATCCGGGTCCAGGAAACCATGTCCCGGATGATCAAGCGCCTCCCCGCGCCCTTCGTCCGCATCCACCGGTCCCACATCGCCCGCCTGGACCGGATCGAGCAGGTGCTGGACCGCGCGGTGGTCATCGGCGGCCAGCGTGTGCCTGTCGGCGCGTCGCACCGGGCCTCCCTGCTGGACCGCCTCCAGACGTAGCCTCCGGTGCCGGGGCCTGCTCTCGGCCCTACCCCACCAGATCCAGCCAGTGGTACACGATCCACCAGAGCTGGGCCTGCGGCACGACCAACCCGAAGAGGGCCCCGCCGATCACCTGCGCCCGCGTGTGCGCCCCGACGCGGACGCGCGCCCACATCAGCAGCGGCACCAGCACCACCAGCGGGCCGACGGTCGCCAGCGTGAGGGCGGCCTCGACGCCTGCCGGCAGGTCGCGCCAGACGGTCAGCGTGGTGAACAGGAGCACGCCCACGAAGCCCGCCAGGCTCGACATGTGGAGCGAGATCTTCCAGCGCGTGTTGATGAGCAGCAGCAGCGCCGTGTTGATGGGGAAGAGGGCCGCGAACGCCACGATCAGCGGCAGCGCCGGCCCCTCGACGGTCCGCCACAGCAGCAGCGCCCCGATGGCGTACGACACGATGCCCACCACCAGCGGCCCGAGGCGGGCGGCACGGTCGCGCACCTCCAGGCTCTCAGCACGCCCCGCGCGAATCATGCCCATCACGTAGAACAGGGGCACGAGGCAGAAGAAGACGATCGACACGCCGAACGTCCACACGACCTCGCCTGGCCCGGCGCCGAAGTGGGCGTCGATGAGCGTGAACGCGATCGGCGGGAAGATGAGCGGGTTGAGGAAGTACGAGACCGCGTTCGCGAGCCGGTAGCCGCGCGCGCGCGGGTCCAGCCCCCCCGGCCTCGGCGCCGAGGGGGACGCCGAAGAGGCCCCGTCCCCCGATGCCGGGAGAGAGGAGATCGTCGACGGCCTCGAACCTCGCACCGGCCTAGTAGGACTTGGCGTAGACCACGCGCCGGTCGGCGGGCGCCCCGCTGACCGGGTCCGTGCCCGCCTCCTCGGTGTCGATTCCCGGGAACTGGCCGGGGAAGGGCAGGCAGCGGATGGTCGCCTTCGTCTCCTCCTTGACACGCGCCTCTGTCTCGGCCGTCCCGTCCCAGTGCATGAGCGCGAAGCCCCCCGCGTCCATGACCTCCTTGAAGCGGTCGTAGGAGTCCACGACGTGCGTGTTCTCGCGGCGGAAGGCGTAGGCCCGGTCGTAGAGGCCCTGCTGGATGTCGTGGAGCGCCTCGCGGATGGCGGGCACGATCTCACGCGCGCTGACGGACTTCTTCTCCCCCGTGTCGCGGCGGGCCATCTCGGCCGTCCCGTTCTTGACGTCCCGCGGCCCGACGGCCAGCCGGATCGGCACGCCCTCGACCTCGTACTGCGCGAACTTCCACCCCGGCCGGTACTGGTCGCGGTCGTCCAGCACAACACGGTAGCCCGCCTTGGTGAGCGCGTCGCGCATGCCCTCGGCGGCCTCTAGCACCTCGGTGTTGTCGTCGTTCTTGCGCGTGATCGGCACGATGGCGATCTGGATGGGCGCCAGCTTGGGCGGCAGAATCACGCCCTGGTCATCGCCGTGGGTCATGATCAGCGCGCCGATGAGTCGCGTGGACACGCCCCAGGAGGTCGCCCAGACGTACTCCGCCTCGTTGTCGGCGTTCTGGAACGTGCACTCGAAGGCCTTGGCGAAGTTCTGCCCGAGGAAGTGGCTCGTGCCCGCCTGGAGCGCCTTGCCGTCCTGCATCAGCGCCTCGATGCAGTACGTGTCGACGGCGCCGGGGAAGCGCTCCGAGGCCGTCTTGACGCCCTTGATGACGGGCATCGCCATCCACTCCTCGGCGAACGTGGCGTACACGTCGAGCATCGTGGTTGTCTCCTCGACCGCCTCGGCCTCCGTCGCGTGGGCGGTGTGGCCCTCCTGCCACAGGAACTCGGCGGTGCGCAGGAAGAGGCGCGTCCGCATCTCCCAGCGGACGACGTTGGCCCACTGGTTGAGCTTCAGGGGCAGGTCGCGCCAGGACTGGATCCAGCGCGAGTAGGTGTCCCAGATGATGGTCTCGGACGTGGGCCGCACGATGAGCGGCTCCTCCAGCTTCGCGTCGGGGTCCACGATCAGCTCGCCGTCGACCTCTTTGAGGCGGTAGTGCGTCACCACGGCGCACTCCTTGGCGAAGCCCTCCACGTGCTCGGCCTCCTTCTCCAGGAAGCTCTTCGGGATGAAGAGCGGGAAGTAGGCGTTGCGGTGGCCGGTCGCCTTGAACATGCCGTCCAAGCCGCGCTGCATGTTCTCCCACAGCTCGTAGCCGTTGGGGGGGAGGACCATCGAGCCACGCACGGGCGAGGTCTCGGCGAGCTTGGCCGCCCGGATGACATCCTGGTACCACTGAGCGTAGTCGGTGGCGCGGGGGGTGATCGACTCGGCCATGGGGCAAAGCGTCCGGGACGGGACGCGGGGATGCGCGGGTGTACCTTTCGTGTGCGGACCGTGTGTGAGCCCCGGGGATCGCTCGTTCCTTGGCGGCGTTACCTCGCCCATGGAGGGCGCGGCTCTCTATACACGGGCCGACGAATATACCCGGGCTCACGGGTGCGACCGGTCCCACCGTTCCCTCTTCGCGCGGCCTCCGCACCGACGTCTCCCCTGCCATGCGCGCTCACTCCTCCCGACGGCTCGCCGTCCTCGTTCTTTCCGCTGTCGGCCTGGTCGGCCTGCCAGCGCTCTCTGGCTGTGCGTCCTCCCGCCCTGAGGCTGAGCGCACCGCACGCGCCCCGGTCGCCCAGGCCGACACCGCCGGGCCCGCCCGCGTCGGCCTCGCGGCCACGATGGACATCCCCGACAACCCGTATGGGGACACGGCTATCGTCGATGTCCCCGCCGCCGAGGACATCGCCTCGGGCGCCGTCCCGCTCGGCTACTACGACGAGGAAGAAGGCGCCGTCGACCCGGACGCCATCACGGTGGGCCGCTACTACTACGACGACGAGGGCACGACCTACTACGAGGACGTCGCCGAGGACCTCGACGACTACGGCCAGGGCGCCGACGACGACGTCTACTACGGCGGCTACTACGCCGACTACTACCGCTACGGCGACCCGGCGTACTACCCGTCGCCCTACATGTACTACCGGCCTTACACCACGTACCGCCCGTACGTGCGCTACGGCTGGTACCCCACGTGGCGCCACCGCCGGGCCTGGGCCTACAGCCCGTACTACGCCGGGTATCACGGCTACTACGACCCGTACTACGGCTGGGGCTACGACCCGTACTACAGCTACGGCCCCGGCGTCTACGTCTCGGTCGGCTTCGGATGGGGATGGGGCGGATACGGCAGCTATGGCCACGGCTACTCGGACGGGTACTACGACGGCCGCTATGCGAGCGCGGGCTACTACGGCCCCGGCTACTACGGCCGCCCTCGCAACCGCGCCTATTACGACGACTACCGCCACGACCGCGGCGACGACGGTCGCCGGAGCCGCGTCCGCGGACTGCCGGGCACCAGCACGTCGCCCATCGCACAGTCCTCGACGGACCCCTCGCGGCAGCCCGCGCGCCGCGGCCTCGCCCCGGCCCGCCTGCCCCGGCCCTCCACCGACCGCGGCATCACGCGCTCGACCGGTCGCGTGACCCGCACCTCGCCTGACCGCGACGTCGCGAGCGACCGTCCGGCCCGGATCCCCCGCACCGGCGGCGTGACCTCGACCGGCCCCGGCCGCACTGGCACGGCCAGCCCAACGACCTCCCGCCCGACGCGCGAGGCTGCCCCGACGCGGAGCACTAACCCCGTCCGCCGGACCGCGCCCCGGACCGCAGACCCGGTGACGCGCTCCGATACGCCGACGCGCACCACGCGTCCGGAACCGACCCGTCGTGCGGAGACGCCACGCCGCACCCGGGCCGACGAGCGCCCGACCCCACGCCGCGAGACGAGCCCTGCGCCTTCCCCGAGGACGGAGCGTCCGGCCCCGCGCCGTGAGGTGTCGCGCCCGGCACCGGCGCCTCGTCGCGAGAGCCGACCCGCACCGGCTCCGCGTCGGGAAAGTCGGCCCGCTCCCGCACCGCGACGGGAGAGCCGCCCTGCTCCCGCCCCGCGACGGGAGAGCCGCCCCGCTCCTGCCCCGCGTCGGGAGAGTCGGCCCGCCCCCGCACCGCGTCGGGAGAGCCGGTCCTCGGGCAACCGCTCGTCGGGCAGCCGGTCCTCGCGCCGCGGCGGAAACGACGACTGACCTGCCCGATCCGACCCGACGACCTGCGGCCCCTGCCTACCCGGCGGGGGCCGCTTCTGTGTAAACGGTCGGGGCGCCCACCTCGGCACGCCGAACGGGGCGGCGGCGCGGCCACCGGACGACGACTTCGCCCACCAGCGCGGAGGCCATCAGGATGCCGACCACGACGGCGAGCGCGCGGCCGACGCTCGTGAACGCCCACACCTGAAGGATCATCACGGCGATCGCCGCCGGAATCGACAACAGCAGCGGCCCGAACCGCGACATGGCATTGAATCGGTCGCCCCGGCTCGAGAACGGGGGCGTCTTGTGGGCGACCGCCACCACCCGCGAGACGGCGGCCGAGACCGCGAACCAGAACGCCGCATGGAGAAGGGCTGCCACGGCGGGCATCGAGAGGGCCAGCAGCACCGCCATCCCCACATGGAGCGGAAACAGGACGCGCCACGTCAGCGCCTTTTGCGCCCCGAGCTGCACCACGCGCGGCCGCGACTCGGGCAGCGTGCCGAACACCCAGGCCGCCGACGCGTGGTCCGATGTCTGGAGCGTCTGGACGAGCGTCTGGATGCAGAACAGCAGGACCACGAGCACCGACAGGTGGAGTTGCGTCGCCGGGTTCTGGAGCACGTTCAGCGTCCCCTCGAGCGCGCCGGCCTCCCCCGCGCCGACCATGCTGCCGAGGCCGCCGACGAGCCAGCCATACACGACGAACCCCGCCGGGAGCAGCGCCGCGGGCCACAGCCTTCCCCGCACCAGCCGGTCGTCGGCGAAGGCGGCCGTCGCGAAACCGTAGGCTGCCCGGATGGGACCGTTCGGAACGGCCCACCGCTCCGGTGCCGTCATCTGGCGCCCGAGGCGGGTCCGCGCGCCCTCCTGGCGGGTCCCGTCGGCCAGGCGGCGCAGCAGGCGGAAGTAGTGGTACGGGAAGAGCCCGCCGAAGGCGATGCCGAACACCATCAGGGAGACGCCCAGCACCACGATGCCGACCGTCACCTCGCCGCCGAGCACGTCGGCGATCCAGGCCCCCGGCCACCACGGCGCGGCGAGCGCGTCCGTCGACGTGCCGACGAGTTGGAAGCCGAGCACGAGGGCCGCGATGAGCGCCGTTCGCGTGACCGAGAGCGACGTGCGGAGCGCGCGTGAGGGGAGCGTGAGC from Rubrivirga sp. SAORIC476 encodes the following:
- the proS gene encoding proline--tRNA ligase, coding for MAESITPRATDYAQWYQDVIRAAKLAETSPVRGSMVLPPNGYELWENMQRGLDGMFKATGHRNAYFPLFIPKSFLEKEAEHVEGFAKECAVVTHYRLKEVDGELIVDPDAKLEEPLIVRPTSETIIWDTYSRWIQSWRDLPLKLNQWANVVRWEMRTRLFLRTAEFLWQEGHTAHATEAEAVEETTTMLDVYATFAEEWMAMPVIKGVKTASERFPGAVDTYCIEALMQDGKALQAGTSHFLGQNFAKAFECTFQNADNEAEYVWATSWGVSTRLIGALIMTHGDDQGVILPPKLAPIQIAIVPITRKNDDNTEVLEAAEGMRDALTKAGYRVVLDDRDQYRPGWKFAQYEVEGVPIRLAVGPRDVKNGTAEMARRDTGEKKSVSAREIVPAIREALHDIQQGLYDRAYAFRRENTHVVDSYDRFKEVMDAGGFALMHWDGTAETEARVKEETKATIRCLPFPGQFPGIDTEEAGTDPVSGAPADRRVVYAKSY
- a CDS encoding LytTR family DNA-binding domain-containing protein, which produces MRCLIVEDDPVARAVMEAHARRAGLEIAASVADASRARQAARAPFDVAFSDIELPDGSGLDLARDLVQRGEVVLATARERYAVDAYDLGAADYLLKPVAFERFEQAVERVRKLRAAERAVAPPTDDDGALPDGPVYVRSGGALVRVDLRRVDRIEAERDYIRLHGPDIRVQETMSRMIKRLPAPFVRIHRSHIARLDRIEQVLDRAVVIGGQRVPVGASHRASLLDRLQT